A window from Catenulispora sp. MAP5-51 encodes these proteins:
- a CDS encoding MFS transporter: MKSATFSSLSIRNYRLFASGMVVSNTGIWMQRIAQDWLVVSLTGSGTDLGIVTALQFGPALVFSLWGGALADRYRKNRLLMLTAALTGLCALVLGLLVVSNAVQLWQVYVIALIGGTVTAFDNPARQSFVIELVGPEDLPNAVSLNAATFNLARMLGPALASLALAVMDVGWVFITNAITTLAIITALALIRREELHAPVPIVRAKGQYREAFTYLRTRPDLVAVLACMFFLATFGLNFQLTSTLMATQTFHLGKGVFGLLNIMLALGALSGALVTARKRRVGVALVLLSACGFGLAATVVSLMPNPVLYGALLLPVGVMTIMVTTAANATMQTGVEPEMRGRVMSVYMVVFLGGTPVGSPLVGWVGQHFGARYAVGGGGVISLVAAVIAAYALARVKGMSVRERVVAHTPPRLAERLAA, translated from the coding sequence GTGAAGTCAGCCACCTTCTCCTCGCTGTCGATCCGCAACTACCGTCTTTTCGCCAGCGGCATGGTGGTGTCGAACACCGGCATCTGGATGCAGCGCATCGCGCAGGACTGGCTCGTCGTCTCGCTCACCGGCTCCGGGACCGACCTGGGCATCGTCACCGCCCTGCAGTTCGGCCCGGCCCTGGTGTTCAGCCTGTGGGGCGGCGCGCTGGCCGACCGGTACCGCAAGAACCGGCTGCTGATGCTCACCGCGGCGCTCACCGGGTTGTGCGCGCTGGTGCTGGGCCTGCTGGTGGTCTCCAACGCGGTGCAGCTGTGGCAGGTGTACGTCATCGCGCTGATCGGCGGAACGGTCACCGCCTTCGACAACCCCGCGCGCCAGTCCTTCGTGATCGAGCTGGTCGGGCCCGAGGACCTGCCGAACGCGGTCTCGCTGAACGCCGCCACCTTCAACCTGGCGCGGATGCTCGGCCCGGCGCTGGCCAGCCTGGCGCTGGCGGTCATGGACGTGGGCTGGGTGTTCATCACCAACGCGATCACCACGCTGGCGATCATCACCGCGCTGGCGCTGATCCGCCGCGAGGAGTTGCACGCGCCGGTGCCGATCGTGCGCGCCAAGGGCCAGTACCGCGAGGCCTTCACCTACCTGCGCACCCGCCCGGACCTGGTGGCCGTGCTGGCCTGCATGTTCTTCCTGGCCACCTTCGGGCTGAACTTCCAGCTCACCAGCACCCTGATGGCCACCCAGACCTTCCACCTGGGCAAGGGCGTGTTCGGCCTGCTGAACATCATGCTCGCGCTGGGCGCACTGTCCGGCGCGCTGGTCACCGCGCGCAAGCGCCGGGTCGGGGTGGCGCTGGTGCTGCTGTCGGCCTGCGGCTTCGGGCTGGCCGCGACCGTGGTCTCGCTGATGCCGAACCCGGTGCTGTACGGCGCGCTGCTGCTGCCGGTCGGGGTCATGACCATCATGGTCACCACCGCGGCCAACGCCACCATGCAGACCGGCGTCGAGCCGGAGATGCGCGGCCGGGTGATGAGCGTCTACATGGTGGTCTTCCTCGGCGGCACACCGGTCGGCTCGCCGCTGGTCGGCTGGGTCGGGCAGCACTTCGGGGCGCGCTACGCGGTCGGCGGCGGCGGGGTGATATCGCTGGTCGCCGCGGTGATAGCGGCCTACGCGCTGGCCCGGGTGAAGGGCATGTCGGTGCGCGAGCGGGTCGTCGCGCACACCCCGCCGCGCCTGGCCGAGCGGCTGGCGGCCTGA
- the thpR gene encoding RNA 2',3'-cyclic phosphodiesterase has protein sequence MRLFVAVTPPRAVLLEVRAAVDALKRGNTPGVNALLRWTRPETWHITVAFYGEVSEEKAADLVDRLGRVAARTTPMELSLAGAGRFGPRALWFGVQGQCDRLGRLAEAAGAAARRCHIRVEDRPYRPHLTLARVNGVPRGTAHDDQTGPLDLAPIVDRLRTFRSPGWLAGEVELFTVAESGGDPAVPHGAPAGSGANGANGTNGAGPYKRYERVAHWPLTGR, from the coding sequence ATGCGCTTGTTCGTGGCGGTCACGCCACCCCGTGCGGTCCTGCTGGAGGTGCGGGCTGCGGTCGACGCGCTGAAGCGGGGCAACACCCCCGGAGTCAACGCCCTGCTGCGCTGGACCCGGCCGGAGACCTGGCACATCACGGTCGCCTTCTACGGCGAGGTGTCCGAGGAGAAGGCGGCCGACCTGGTCGACCGGCTGGGCCGGGTCGCGGCGCGCACCACGCCGATGGAGCTGTCGCTGGCCGGCGCCGGGCGGTTCGGGCCGCGGGCGCTGTGGTTCGGCGTGCAGGGCCAGTGCGACCGGCTGGGCCGGCTGGCCGAGGCCGCCGGGGCCGCGGCGCGCCGGTGCCACATCCGGGTCGAGGACCGTCCCTACCGGCCGCACCTGACGCTGGCCCGGGTCAACGGCGTGCCGCGCGGCACCGCCCACGACGACCAGACCGGGCCGTTGGACCTGGCCCCGATCGTGGACCGCTTACGGACCTTCCGCTCGCCGGGCTGGCTGGCCGGCGAGGTCGAGCTGTTCACGGTCGCCGAGTCCGGCGGGGATCCCGCGGTGCCCCACGGGGCCCCGGCCGGGAGCGGTGCCAACGGTGCCAACGGCACCAACGGCGCCGGCCCCTACAAACGCTACGAACGCGTCGCGCACTGGCCGCTGACCGGACGCTGA
- the serC gene encoding phosphoserine transaminase, producing MADITIPENLLPADGRFGCGPSKVRPEAVAKLATEGAEILGTSHRQAPVKNLVGRVREGVSELFSLPEGYQVVLGNGGSTAFWDIAAFGLVREKSQHLSFGEFSSKFAGSVKAAPWLAEPSIVKSEPGTHPVAVAEAGVDVYALTHNETSTGVAMPIARPAGADEGSLVLVDATSGAGGLPVDVAETDVYYFAPQKCFASDGGLWIGIFSPAALERAAEIAATDRYIPPFFSLPTAIDNSSKNQTYNTPSVATLFLMAEQLDWLNGNGGLAWATARTADSSSRLYAWAERTAYTTPFVADPAQRSQVVGTVDLAEGISADKVSAALRENGIVDTDAYRKLGRNQLRIAMFPAVEPDDVDKLTASIDYVVERLA from the coding sequence GTGGCTGACATCACCATCCCTGAGAACCTGCTCCCCGCCGACGGCCGGTTCGGCTGCGGTCCGTCGAAGGTGCGGCCCGAGGCCGTCGCCAAGCTCGCCACCGAGGGTGCGGAGATCCTCGGCACCTCCCACCGCCAGGCCCCGGTGAAGAACCTGGTCGGCCGGGTGCGCGAGGGCGTGAGCGAGCTGTTCTCGCTGCCCGAGGGCTACCAGGTGGTGCTGGGCAACGGCGGTTCCACGGCGTTCTGGGACATCGCCGCGTTCGGGCTGGTGCGCGAGAAGTCGCAGCACCTGAGCTTCGGCGAGTTCTCCTCGAAGTTCGCCGGGTCGGTGAAGGCCGCGCCGTGGCTGGCCGAGCCCTCGATCGTGAAGTCCGAGCCGGGGACGCACCCGGTCGCCGTGGCCGAGGCCGGGGTCGACGTCTACGCGCTGACCCACAACGAGACCTCGACCGGCGTGGCCATGCCCATCGCGCGGCCGGCCGGGGCCGACGAGGGCTCGCTGGTGCTGGTGGACGCGACGTCGGGGGCCGGCGGGCTGCCGGTGGACGTCGCCGAGACCGACGTCTACTACTTCGCCCCGCAGAAGTGCTTCGCCTCCGACGGCGGCCTGTGGATCGGCATCTTCTCGCCTGCTGCTCTTGAGCGGGCTGCGGAGATCGCCGCGACGGACCGCTACATCCCGCCGTTCTTCAGCCTGCCGACCGCGATCGACAACTCCTCGAAGAACCAGACGTACAACACCCCGTCGGTGGCGACGCTGTTCCTGATGGCCGAGCAGCTGGACTGGCTGAACGGCAACGGCGGGCTGGCGTGGGCCACCGCGCGGACCGCCGACAGCTCCTCGCGGCTGTACGCGTGGGCCGAGCGCACGGCGTACACCACGCCGTTCGTGGCCGACCCGGCGCAGCGCTCGCAGGTGGTCGGCACCGTCGACCTGGCCGAGGGGATCAGCGCGGACAAGGTCTCGGCGGCGCTGCGGGAGAACGGGATCGTCGACACCGACGCCTACCGCAAGCTGGGCCGCAACCAGCTGCGGATCGCGATGTTCCCGGCGGTCGAGCCGGACGACGTCGACAAGCTGACGGCGAGCATCGACTACGTCGTGGAGCGCCTGGCCTGA
- a CDS encoding SigE family RNA polymerase sigma factor, with protein MGDQARIEEFTEYAAARQNHLLRTAYLLCGDWHGAQDLTQTALLNLCKAWNRARRADSVDAYAQKTLINAFVRGRRRLRREREVRAAALSGTERLAPGTHHDPDRPETRLALLSALDQLPARARAVVVLRYWEDLSVEATAAALGCSTGNVKSQSSRALARLRVLLGDEFSAYGPRSGAEGNALR; from the coding sequence ATGGGCGACCAGGCCCGGATCGAGGAGTTCACCGAGTACGCGGCGGCGCGCCAGAACCATTTGTTGCGCACGGCGTACCTGCTGTGCGGCGACTGGCACGGTGCGCAGGACCTGACACAGACCGCGCTGCTGAACCTCTGCAAAGCGTGGAACCGCGCCAGGCGCGCGGACTCCGTCGACGCCTACGCGCAGAAGACCCTCATCAACGCCTTCGTCCGGGGCCGGCGCCGGCTGCGGCGGGAGCGCGAAGTACGCGCTGCCGCGCTGTCCGGCACCGAACGCCTGGCCCCGGGCACCCACCACGACCCCGACCGGCCGGAGACGCGGCTGGCCCTGCTGTCCGCCCTCGACCAGCTCCCGGCGCGCGCCCGGGCGGTGGTGGTCCTGCGGTACTGGGAGGACCTGAGCGTGGAGGCCACGGCCGCCGCGCTCGGCTGCTCGACCGGCAACGTCAAGAGCCAGTCCTCGCGAGCCCTGGCCAGGCTCCGGGTGCTGCTCGGCGATGAGTTCTCAGCCTACGGACCGCGCTCGGGCGCGGAAGGGAACGCTCTGAGATGA
- a CDS encoding citrate synthase 2, with translation MSDFVPGLEGVIAFESEIAEPDKEGGALRYRGVDIEDLVGRVTFGNVWGLLVDGKFNPGLPPAEPYPVPVHSGDVRVDVQSALAMLAPVWGLQPLLDTSDEKAREDLARAAVMALSFVAQSARSIEHPGQAMVPQSEVDKAETIVERFMIRWRGEPDPKHVQAIDAYWTSAAEHGMNASTFTARVIASTGADAAAALSGAVGAMSGPLHGGAPARVLHMVEAVEEIGDARKYVKSVLDKGERLMGFGHRVYRAEDPRARVLRRTAKELDAPRYEVAKALEDAALAELHERRPDRVLATNVEFWAAVVLDFAQVPANMFTSMFTCARTAGWSAHVLEQKKTGRLIRPSSRYIGPGPRKPETVEGFETMVPPSGFHTYKG, from the coding sequence ATGTCCGACTTCGTACCGGGCCTTGAGGGCGTCATCGCCTTCGAGTCCGAAATCGCCGAACCCGACAAGGAAGGCGGCGCTCTCCGGTACCGAGGAGTCGACATCGAAGACCTCGTCGGGCGCGTGACGTTCGGCAACGTGTGGGGCCTTCTGGTGGACGGCAAGTTCAACCCGGGTCTGCCGCCGGCGGAGCCGTACCCGGTGCCGGTGCATTCCGGCGATGTGCGCGTCGACGTGCAGTCCGCGCTCGCCATGCTGGCCCCGGTCTGGGGTCTGCAGCCGCTGCTGGACACCTCGGACGAGAAAGCCCGCGAGGACCTCGCGCGCGCCGCCGTCATGGCGCTGTCCTTCGTGGCCCAGTCCGCCCGCTCGATCGAGCACCCGGGCCAGGCCATGGTGCCGCAGAGCGAGGTCGACAAGGCCGAGACGATCGTCGAGCGCTTCATGATCCGCTGGCGCGGTGAGCCGGACCCCAAGCACGTCCAGGCCATCGACGCTTACTGGACCTCAGCGGCCGAGCACGGCATGAACGCCTCGACCTTCACTGCCCGCGTCATCGCCTCCACCGGCGCCGACGCCGCGGCGGCGCTGTCCGGCGCGGTCGGCGCGATGTCCGGCCCGCTGCACGGCGGCGCCCCGGCCCGCGTGCTGCACATGGTCGAGGCCGTCGAGGAGATCGGCGACGCCCGCAAGTACGTCAAGAGCGTCCTGGACAAGGGCGAGCGCCTGATGGGCTTCGGCCACCGCGTGTACCGCGCCGAGGACCCGCGCGCCCGCGTCCTGCGCCGCACCGCCAAGGAGCTGGACGCGCCGCGCTACGAGGTCGCCAAGGCCCTGGAGGACGCCGCCCTGGCCGAGCTGCACGAGCGCCGCCCGGACCGCGTCCTGGCCACCAACGTCGAGTTCTGGGCCGCCGTGGTCCTGGACTTCGCGCAGGTGCCGGCGAACATGTTCACCTCGATGTTCACCTGTGCCCGCACCGCCGGGTGGAGCGCGCACGTCCTGGAGCAGAAGAAGACCGGCCGCCTGATCCGCCCGTCGTCCCGCTACATCGGCCCCGGCCCGCGCAAGCCGGAGACCGTCGAGGGCTTCGAGACGATGGTGCCGCCGAGCGGCTTCCACACCTACAAGGGCTGA
- the pdxH gene encoding pyridoxamine 5'-phosphate oxidase, with amino-acid sequence MDSEALAALRREYGIGTLREQDAAAAPHLQFAGWLEDAVRASLPEPNAMVVSTTDLDGQPSSRSVLLKGFDETGFIFYTNLGSRKGGELAANPRCSLLFPWYTLHRQVIVIGAATKLDRESDAEYFASRPHGSQIGAWASEQSAVIPGRDWLDKRAAELAEQWPEGSEVPLPDFWGGFLVRPETVEFWQGRPDRLHDRLRYKRDANGAEGWSIERLSP; translated from the coding sequence GTGGACTCTGAAGCGCTCGCCGCGCTCCGCCGGGAATACGGCATCGGAACGCTGCGTGAACAGGACGCGGCTGCTGCACCCCACCTCCAATTCGCCGGGTGGCTGGAAGACGCAGTCCGGGCTTCCCTGCCCGAACCGAATGCCATGGTGGTCTCTACCACTGACCTCGACGGTCAGCCCTCCAGCAGGTCAGTGCTGTTGAAGGGGTTCGACGAAACCGGATTCATCTTCTACACCAACCTCGGCTCCCGCAAGGGCGGGGAGCTCGCGGCGAACCCTCGTTGCTCGCTGTTGTTCCCCTGGTACACACTGCACCGGCAGGTGATCGTGATCGGGGCGGCGACCAAGCTGGACCGCGAGTCCGACGCGGAGTACTTCGCCAGCCGCCCGCACGGCTCGCAGATCGGCGCCTGGGCCAGCGAGCAGTCCGCGGTGATCCCGGGCCGCGACTGGCTCGACAAGCGGGCCGCCGAGCTGGCCGAGCAGTGGCCGGAGGGCAGCGAGGTGCCGCTGCCGGACTTCTGGGGCGGCTTCCTGGTCCGCCCGGAGACGGTCGAGTTCTGGCAGGGCCGCCCCGACCGGCTCCACGACCGGCTGCGGTACAAGCGCGACGCGAACGGCGCCGAGGGCTGGAGCATCGAGCGGCTGAGCCCCTGA
- a CDS encoding UdgX family uracil-DNA binding protein (This protein belongs to the uracil DNA glycosylase superfamily, members of which act in excision repair of DNA. However, it belongs more specifically to UdgX branch, whose founding member was found to bind uracil in DNA (where it does not belong), without cleaving it, appears to promote DNA repair by a pathway involving RecA, rather than base excision.), whose amino-acid sequence MSLPIPRGVSIDALRTAALACQGCELHRAMPGSLSGPTQTVFSKGNPAARVVFVGEQPGDMEDRAGLPFVGPAGQLFDRAIAEAGIDPKQAYVTNSVKHFRFIQDRPGGRRIHKTPETPHIEACKPWLRAELAVVDPEVIVALGATAGRALIGPQFRVTRERGKVLMWPPSGDSGFGADPSRRRAVSFVATSHPSAVLRADNQETAYKEMVSDLLLVARLLA is encoded by the coding sequence ATGTCGCTGCCGATTCCGCGCGGAGTCTCGATCGACGCGCTGCGCACCGCCGCCCTGGCCTGCCAGGGGTGCGAACTCCACCGGGCCATGCCCGGCTCGCTGAGCGGACCGACGCAGACGGTCTTCTCCAAGGGGAACCCCGCCGCGCGGGTCGTGTTCGTGGGCGAACAACCCGGGGACATGGAGGACCGCGCGGGCCTGCCGTTCGTCGGGCCCGCCGGGCAACTGTTCGACCGCGCGATCGCCGAGGCGGGCATCGACCCGAAGCAGGCCTATGTCACCAACAGTGTGAAGCACTTCCGCTTCATCCAGGACCGTCCAGGAGGCCGCCGCATCCACAAGACGCCGGAGACGCCGCACATCGAGGCGTGCAAGCCGTGGCTGCGGGCGGAGCTGGCCGTCGTGGACCCCGAGGTGATCGTGGCGCTGGGCGCCACCGCGGGGCGCGCGCTGATCGGCCCGCAGTTCCGGGTGACCCGCGAGCGCGGCAAGGTCCTGATGTGGCCGCCGTCCGGCGACTCCGGATTCGGCGCGGACCCCTCGCGGCGGCGCGCGGTGTCGTTCGTGGCGACGTCGCATCCGTCGGCGGTGCTGCGTGCGGACAATCAGGAGACCGCTTATAAGGAGATGGTGTCGGACCTGCTGTTGGTCGCGCGGCTGCTGGCTTGA
- a CDS encoding M48 family metallopeptidase has product MQQDDLRPGGLARLAAVLFGLAVHALTLAVFAGAVAALLSGIWPLYLLALLGFAMVWMLRPRLAKRPGSGWLRREKAPRLFAILDRVSEATGAPTPKYVKLDARYNAATARRGIRHEPVLMLGVPLWQVLDGDERLALLGHELGHQVNGDTTQGVLVATAHRSLHEWRVLFYPSTARRPARGSGAAGLAQLLLPVILLPFYLLMTGLQMFYGWLQIHVSLRAEFLADDIAAQTASTTAALALMRKLSARLSVETYVTRTKFGRRTARNNPTSEDAMEMWVGLQDYIKTVPEHEYVRAARLSEYRGTQIDASHPADYLRIRLLKGRPPRAAAVTVSEDEWLGVDLELAPYVAEIGRSMLR; this is encoded by the coding sequence GTGCAGCAGGACGATCTCCGCCCCGGAGGTCTGGCGCGCTTGGCCGCGGTCTTGTTCGGACTGGCTGTCCACGCCCTCACCCTGGCCGTGTTCGCCGGCGCGGTGGCCGCGCTCCTCAGCGGCATCTGGCCGCTGTACCTCCTCGCGCTTCTCGGGTTCGCCATGGTGTGGATGCTTCGGCCCCGCCTCGCCAAGCGCCCCGGCAGCGGCTGGCTGCGGCGCGAGAAAGCGCCGCGGCTGTTCGCGATCCTGGACCGGGTCAGCGAGGCCACCGGCGCCCCGACGCCGAAGTACGTCAAGCTCGACGCCCGGTACAACGCAGCCACCGCGCGGCGCGGCATCCGCCATGAGCCGGTGCTGATGCTCGGCGTCCCGCTGTGGCAGGTGCTCGACGGCGACGAGCGGTTGGCGCTGCTCGGCCACGAACTCGGCCACCAGGTCAACGGCGACACCACTCAGGGCGTCCTGGTCGCCACCGCGCACCGCAGCCTGCACGAGTGGCGGGTGCTGTTCTATCCCTCCACCGCCAGGCGCCCGGCGCGCGGCTCCGGCGCGGCGGGGCTCGCACAGCTTCTGCTCCCCGTGATCCTCCTCCCCTTCTATCTGCTGATGACCGGACTGCAGATGTTCTACGGCTGGCTCCAGATCCACGTGTCGCTGCGGGCCGAGTTCCTCGCCGACGACATCGCCGCGCAGACCGCGTCCACCACGGCCGCGCTCGCCTTGATGCGCAAACTGAGCGCGCGCCTCTCGGTGGAGACCTACGTGACCCGCACCAAGTTCGGGCGCAGGACCGCGCGCAACAACCCGACCTCCGAGGACGCGATGGAGATGTGGGTCGGGCTGCAGGACTACATCAAGACCGTTCCGGAGCACGAGTACGTCCGCGCGGCGCGGCTGTCGGAGTACCGAGGTACGCAGATCGACGCCTCGCACCCCGCGGACTACCTGCGCATCCGGCTGCTCAAGGGGCGGCCGCCCCGCGCCGCTGCCGTGACGGTCTCCGAGGACGAGTGGCTGGGCGTCGACCTCGAACTCGCGCCCTACGTCGCGGAAATCGGCCGGTCGATGCTCCGCTAA
- a CDS encoding MFS transporter: protein MTLVSLRSDSPRSDSADSPAPGRRREPRPGKLGHDWHLLFTAGAVSVLGDGVFVATLPLLAAGYTRDPRLISGLTVAGTLPWLVFSLQAGAIADRSESRRLSIRAQGWQLLCVLAVGLLAMDRGAGWGLAALYVLAFGLGMAAALAKSASQPLMTSVVPRERLISANGQLFTAQSVAKDFVGPALGAALFALTPTLPFWADAVTFAVSMLLIARLPRSGAPAAAVGGQRRALRADVKEGLTWLAHHRLLRTTTMLSAAANFGTTMGAATLVLYVGTHRYGVLLSIAAIGGIVGGLFSRAAVARLGGRVVARLCSSVTPLAGIGIGVFGPNLFVVGVLLGVGSMSASLWNVAVVTQRQRLVPPHLLGRVSSAGIMVVWGMQPLGALAGGLIAGWFGLAVPWVVGGGLRIVASVLAIRPLREWQD, encoded by the coding sequence ATGACCCTCGTCTCTCTGCGTTCCGACTCCCCTCGCTCCGACTCCGCGGACTCCCCCGCGCCGGGCCGCCGCCGCGAGCCGCGCCCCGGCAAGCTCGGCCATGACTGGCATCTGCTGTTCACCGCCGGCGCCGTCTCCGTGCTCGGCGACGGCGTGTTCGTCGCCACCCTGCCGCTGCTCGCCGCCGGGTACACCAGGGATCCCCGGTTGATATCCGGGCTCACTGTCGCCGGGACCCTGCCCTGGCTGGTGTTCTCCTTGCAGGCCGGGGCGATCGCCGACCGGTCGGAGAGCCGGCGGTTGTCCATCCGCGCGCAGGGCTGGCAGTTGCTGTGCGTACTGGCCGTCGGGCTGCTGGCCATGGACCGCGGCGCCGGCTGGGGACTGGCGGCGCTCTACGTCCTCGCTTTCGGTCTGGGCATGGCCGCCGCCCTGGCCAAGAGCGCTTCGCAGCCCTTGATGACCTCTGTGGTCCCGCGCGAGCGCCTGATCTCGGCGAACGGACAGTTGTTCACCGCACAGTCGGTGGCCAAGGACTTCGTGGGGCCGGCGCTCGGCGCGGCGTTGTTCGCGCTGACCCCGACGCTGCCGTTCTGGGCCGACGCCGTGACGTTCGCGGTGTCCATGCTGCTGATCGCGCGGCTGCCCCGGTCCGGGGCGCCGGCCGCCGCGGTGGGCGGGCAGCGGCGGGCTCTGCGCGCCGACGTCAAGGAGGGCCTGACGTGGCTGGCGCATCACCGGCTGCTGCGCACCACGACGATGTTGTCGGCGGCGGCGAACTTCGGCACGACGATGGGAGCCGCGACGCTGGTCCTCTACGTCGGGACCCACCGGTACGGCGTGCTGCTGAGCATCGCGGCGATCGGCGGCATCGTCGGCGGGCTGTTCAGCCGGGCCGCGGTGGCCCGGCTCGGCGGACGCGTGGTGGCGCGCCTGTGCTCCTCGGTGACTCCCTTGGCGGGCATAGGGATCGGCGTGTTCGGACCGAACCTGTTCGTCGTCGGCGTGCTGCTCGGTGTCGGCAGCATGAGCGCCTCGCTGTGGAACGTGGCGGTGGTGACGCAGCGGCAGCGGCTGGTCCCGCCGCACCTGCTGGGCCGGGTGTCGAGCGCGGGGATCATGGTGGTGTGGGGGATGCAGCCGCTGGGCGCACTGGCCGGCGGGCTGATCGCGGGGTGGTTCGGGCTGGCGGTGCCCTGGGTGGTCGGCGGCGGACTGCGGATCGTCGCCTCGGTGCTGGCGATCCGGCCGCTGCGGGAGTGGCAGGACTGA
- a CDS encoding DUF5937 family protein, whose translation MARPIRIPIAGNEMARVRFAISPVYEALQAVDVLHAPGKHAVHLPWVRWARPLLAQVPGTEILAGFADRTVRPGVLVPPPDVHMPPLEEELENIRTADPERVRRFFDNNGAPSDRFQREFYDDPPAGLARLADVLRRVFDVFVAPHWPRMLGVLEADIAYRARVLADAGVAAVFDDLHPAVRWSDGELRMHGPGISEAVWPLAAKEVVLEGRSLVLSPSVLGWPDICVNTKPVTSGLLHYPARAVATVWETRRPAPDALAALLGRTRAELLVQLAEPGTTGELAGRLGVTAGAVSQHLGVLRGAGLVATRRDGRAVLHLRTERAEALLG comes from the coding sequence GTGGCGAGGCCGATCCGCATACCGATCGCCGGGAACGAGATGGCCCGTGTCCGTTTCGCCATCTCGCCGGTCTATGAGGCGCTTCAGGCCGTGGACGTGCTCCACGCGCCGGGCAAGCACGCCGTCCACCTGCCCTGGGTGCGCTGGGCGCGGCCGTTGCTGGCCCAGGTCCCCGGGACGGAGATCCTTGCCGGGTTCGCTGATCGGACCGTCCGGCCCGGCGTCCTGGTCCCGCCGCCGGACGTCCACATGCCCCCGCTGGAAGAGGAGCTGGAGAACATCCGGACCGCCGATCCAGAGCGGGTCCGGCGTTTCTTCGACAACAACGGCGCGCCGAGCGACCGCTTCCAAAGGGAGTTCTACGACGACCCGCCGGCCGGTCTGGCCCGGCTCGCCGACGTCCTGCGCCGGGTGTTCGACGTGTTCGTCGCCCCGCACTGGCCGCGGATGCTCGGGGTGCTGGAGGCCGACATCGCCTACCGGGCCCGGGTGCTGGCCGACGCCGGCGTGGCCGCGGTCTTCGACGACCTGCACCCCGCCGTCCGCTGGTCGGACGGGGAACTGCGGATGCACGGCCCGGGAATCAGCGAGGCCGTGTGGCCGTTGGCTGCTAAAGAAGTGGTCCTCGAAGGCCGCTCGCTGGTGCTCTCCCCGAGCGTACTGGGCTGGCCCGACATCTGTGTGAACACCAAGCCGGTGACCTCCGGCCTGCTGCACTATCCGGCGCGGGCCGTGGCCACGGTCTGGGAGACCCGCCGCCCGGCGCCGGACGCGCTGGCCGCACTGCTCGGCCGCACCCGGGCCGAGCTGCTGGTCCAGCTCGCCGAACCGGGCACCACCGGGGAGCTGGCCGGGCGGCTCGGCGTCACCGCCGGTGCGGTCTCCCAGCACCTCGGGGTGCTGCGCGGGGCCGGTCTGGTGGCCACGCGCCGCGACGGCCGGGCGGTGCTGCATCTGCGGACCGAGCGCGCCGAGGCGCTCCTGGGGTGA
- a CDS encoding metal-dependent transcriptional regulator, with product MYLRTIYELVEEGIVPLRARIAERLGQSGPTVSQTVARMERDGLLTVEGDRHLELTSAGREQATRVMRKHRLAERLLTDVIGLAWEDVHVEACRWEHVMSEAVERRLLELLDHPTESPYGNPIPGLAELDDTVGEGEAFLDADVANLRDVVERGARSAAAQNLVVRRLGEPLQNDPELMLRLRRAGVQPGQTVRATVSPGGVLLGSVGETAELDLDLAGHVFVTVRAA from the coding sequence ATGTACCTGCGGACCATTTACGAGCTCGTGGAGGAGGGCATCGTCCCGCTGCGCGCCCGGATCGCCGAGCGGCTGGGCCAGAGCGGCCCGACCGTCAGCCAGACCGTGGCCCGCATGGAGCGCGACGGGCTCCTGACCGTCGAGGGCGACCGCCACCTGGAGCTCACCTCCGCCGGCCGCGAGCAGGCCACGCGCGTGATGCGCAAGCACCGGCTGGCCGAGCGGCTGCTGACCGACGTGATCGGGCTGGCGTGGGAGGACGTCCACGTCGAGGCCTGCCGCTGGGAGCACGTGATGAGCGAGGCGGTGGAGCGGCGCCTGCTGGAGCTGCTGGACCACCCGACCGAGTCGCCCTACGGCAACCCCATCCCGGGCCTGGCCGAGCTCGACGACACCGTCGGCGAGGGCGAGGCGTTCCTGGACGCCGACGTGGCCAACCTGCGCGACGTCGTGGAGCGCGGCGCGCGCTCGGCCGCGGCGCAGAACCTGGTGGTGCGCCGGCTCGGCGAGCCGCTGCAGAACGACCCCGAGCTGATGCTGCGCCTGCGCCGGGCCGGCGTGCAGCCGGGCCAGACGGTCCGCGCGACGGTCTCGCCCGGCGGTGTGCTGCTGGGCTCGGTCGGCGAGACGGCCGAACTGGACCTGGATCTGGCCGGCCACGTGTTCGTCACGGTGCGCGCCGCCTGA